In Nitrospirota bacterium, the following are encoded in one genomic region:
- the flgA gene encoding flagellar basal body P-ring formation protein FlgA — translation MLNSKITQKCLSILTVLLLVIIVTGYDNTYGADAVKIMSSDDVENIIKEYVIQNSPWTEDQINVKNVNISNKLALPAGWSYNIKVAPSSSMIGRSSFLLDIAGSDNSFQSSWVTAEIEVLVEVVLASKPLKERQMVGADDIYIGRKDLSRLPAGYISDINQIPGKRVKRFVGTNSILTENILEEPPLFKKGEKVFIVAESASLKVIAVGVADEDGYRGRPVRITNTQSRKEVIGEVDGDGSVSVKW, via the coding sequence ATGCTGAATTCTAAAATTACGCAAAAATGCCTCTCAATTTTAACAGTATTATTATTGGTAATTATAGTGACTGGTTATGATAATACTTATGGGGCAGATGCAGTTAAAATTATGTCATCTGATGACGTTGAGAATATTATTAAAGAGTATGTAATTCAGAATTCTCCATGGACTGAGGATCAGATAAATGTAAAAAATGTCAATATTTCAAATAAATTAGCTCTACCGGCAGGCTGGAGTTATAACATTAAAGTAGCCCCGTCATCTTCGATGATAGGAAGGTCATCATTCCTGCTGGACATAGCTGGTTCAGACAATTCATTTCAGTCATCATGGGTAACTGCAGAGATTGAGGTATTGGTAGAAGTTGTCCTTGCATCCAAACCTCTGAAGGAAAGACAGATGGTTGGAGCTGATGATATTTATATTGGGAGAAAGGACCTGTCAAGATTACCGGCAGGTTACATTAGTGATATCAACCAGATTCCTGGAAAGCGGGTTAAACGATTTGTCGGGACCAATTCAATACTGACTGAAAATATATTAGAGGAGCCGCCATTATTTAAAAAAGGAGAAAAGGTATTTATTGTTGCCGAGTCAGCGTCGCTTAAGGTTATTGCTGTTGGCGTGGCAGATGAAGACGGGTACAGGGGCCGGCCTGTAAGGATTACCAACACGCAATCCCGAAAAGAGGTGATTGGCGAGGTTGATGGTGATGGTTCAGTGAGTGTTAAATGGTGA
- the flgG gene encoding flagellar basal-body rod protein FlgG: MMRALYISATGMEAQQLNIDVISNNLANVNTAGFKKSRGDFQDLLYQTVRMAGAPSGSGTQVPAGIQVGSGVRPATVQKIFSQGDFQNTSNALDLAIEGEGFFQVLMPDGAIGYTRGGSFKKDSSGRMVTSDGYTAEPSITIPSDAINISVSANGTISVLQAGNPTPVEVGTIQLARFSNPSGLNSLGRNLFIPTAASGEAQTGGPGDAGFGTIAQGFLEASNVNIAEELVNMIIGQRAYEINSKAIQTADEMMRTANDVKR, encoded by the coding sequence ATGATGCGAGCTTTATATATCTCAGCAACCGGGATGGAGGCACAACAGCTTAATATTGATGTAATCTCCAACAACCTTGCAAATGTTAATACTGCAGGTTTTAAAAAAAGCAGGGGAGATTTTCAGGATCTATTGTATCAGACCGTGAGGATGGCAGGCGCTCCGTCAGGCTCGGGGACTCAGGTGCCGGCAGGCATTCAGGTTGGATCCGGCGTTCGTCCTGCAACTGTTCAAAAGATATTTTCTCAGGGTGATTTTCAGAATACTTCGAATGCACTTGATCTTGCCATTGAAGGGGAAGGTTTTTTTCAGGTTCTAATGCCTGATGGTGCGATAGGATATACAAGGGGTGGTTCATTCAAGAAAGACAGCAGCGGAAGGATGGTGACTTCAGACGGGTATACCGCGGAGCCGTCCATTACTATACCTTCAGATGCCATAAATATCTCTGTCAGTGCGAATGGGACAATATCCGTACTGCAGGCAGGAAATCCAACACCGGTTGAGGTGGGAACTATACAGCTTGCCAGGTTTTCAAATCCCTCAGGGCTTAATTCTCTTGGAAGGAATTTATTCATCCCGACTGCCGCATCTGGTGAGGCACAAACGGGTGGGCCTGGAGATGCTGGATTTGGCACAATTGCTCAGGGTTTTCTTGAAGCGTCAAATGTGAACATTGCTGAAGAGCTCGTTAATATGATAATTGGACAGCGTGCATATGAGATAAACTCTAAAGCGATCCAGACAGCAGATGAGATGATGCGCACGGCGAATGACGTGAAGAGATAA